The Fibrobacter sp. genome includes a region encoding these proteins:
- the mnmE gene encoding tRNA uridine-5-carboxymethylaminomethyl(34) synthesis GTPase MnmE has translation MNNQTIVAPMTPNGVSAVAAIRVSGSRVRDVVKALFGEKAAAGLKSHMAKLGTAKWPADVAGGCKNLLPNGCRAGAVIDSLLYLYFEGPNSYTGEDVLELYPHGNPLIVRDLLQACRMVEGVRLAEPGEYTRRAFLNGKMDLTQAESVADVIHSANRSELENAHRLLGGALSKKVAALTAQVKDVSARLELDVDFAEEEADPDYAGWETRIVGIRQSVQDILNSFRGKAEVGRLPLVVLYGAPNAGKSSLVNALLGEDRILVSDIAGTTRDFVEVRLFLDGGEIRLVDTAGLAEKAADALDALSMEKSKQILAEADLKILLVDVANQGQCHSGIIHEQRHSGAEGDRIQGCITPDLVLYTKADLKVAEQSRCAGIPACRPREGEDLESLSISSKTGAGLTELKSVLNARLFKNRENSEDLWITSEREKACLEEALAGIDRVLAQLRSNPAVELLAFEMQIVRRALQSITGEISSEDVLQSIFAGFCIGK, from the coding sequence ATGAATAATCAGACTATCGTTGCCCCCATGACCCCAAACGGTGTTAGTGCCGTTGCCGCCATTCGAGTGAGTGGCTCTCGGGTTCGTGATGTGGTCAAGGCGCTCTTTGGCGAAAAAGCCGCGGCAGGACTAAAATCCCATATGGCAAAACTGGGCACGGCCAAATGGCCCGCCGATGTTGCAGGTGGTTGCAAAAATCTTTTGCCGAATGGGTGCCGCGCCGGAGCCGTCATCGATAGTTTGCTTTACTTGTATTTTGAAGGTCCGAATTCTTACACTGGCGAAGATGTTCTGGAACTTTATCCTCATGGGAACCCGCTGATTGTCCGTGACCTGCTGCAGGCTTGTCGCATGGTTGAGGGCGTTCGTTTGGCTGAACCTGGGGAATATACCCGCCGTGCCTTCTTGAACGGAAAGATGGACTTGACCCAGGCGGAATCCGTTGCAGACGTGATTCACAGCGCCAATCGTTCCGAACTGGAGAATGCACACCGATTGCTGGGTGGAGCCCTGTCCAAGAAAGTTGCCGCATTGACTGCCCAAGTGAAGGATGTTTCCGCCCGTCTTGAACTGGATGTGGATTTTGCAGAGGAAGAAGCTGATCCGGATTACGCCGGTTGGGAAACCCGCATTGTTGGCATTCGACAGTCGGTGCAAGATATTCTGAACAGTTTCCGCGGTAAGGCCGAAGTGGGCCGCTTGCCTCTGGTGGTTTTGTACGGCGCCCCTAATGCGGGCAAGTCTAGCTTGGTGAATGCCTTGCTTGGCGAAGACCGTATTCTTGTGAGCGATATTGCAGGAACTACCCGCGACTTCGTGGAAGTCCGCCTGTTCCTGGACGGTGGCGAAATCCGCCTAGTGGATACGGCGGGCCTTGCAGAAAAGGCTGCCGACGCTCTGGACGCCTTGAGCATGGAAAAGAGTAAGCAGATTCTTGCGGAAGCCGATTTGAAAATCCTGCTGGTGGATGTGGCAAACCAAGGACAATGCCATTCTGGAATCATTCATGAACAACGTCATTCTGGAGCCGAAGGCGATAGAATCCAAGGTTGTATTACGCCGGACTTGGTTCTTTATACCAAAGCAGATTTAAAGGTCGCCGAGCAGAGCCGATGCGCCGGCATTCCTGCATGTCGTCCTCGCGAAGGCGAGGATCTGGAATCCTTGTCCATTTCTTCCAAAACAGGCGCGGGCCTTACCGAACTTAAGTCCGTCCTTAACGCCCGTCTTTTCAAGAATCGCGAAAATTCCGAAGACCTCTGGATCACCAGCGAACGTGAGAAGGCCTGCCTCGAAGAAGCTCTGGCTGGCATCGACCGCGTTCTTGCGCAGCTGCGCTCCAATCCCGCAGTAGAACTGCTAGCCTTTGAAATGCAAATCGTTCGTCGAGCCCTCCAGAGCATTACCGGCGAAATTTCATCTGAAGACGTTTTACAATCCATCTTTGCGGGGTTCTGCATTGGGAAATAG
- a CDS encoding glycoside hydrolase family 9 protein, with amino-acid sequence MATFGLANAGTFYYNQVGYDATQPKSVVVKAAAGLDGADFTVELDGSAVYSGKLSKGTNPDNWISGSDVFYTADFSGVTTPGTYTIKLSDGSSLEKIVIAKNALATNTLKSVMDYFYKDRADKDPIIGWDKKVSVYGSSGVTRDVHGGWYDASGDVSKYFSHLSYANYLNPQQIPLTVWALAFTAEKMPSTLTANPSTVTAIDEAIYGADFLMRMQDESGFFYMTVFDNWGQGNRYLCAFSGSDGVKSADYKTAFREGGGMAIAALARASTLKKSGDYTSEQYLEAAKKGFEHLQGKQSMDGTCEYCDDGKENIIDDYTALLAATELYAATEDKAYLTEARKRARHLSKRMSEKGYFWSDDDETRPFWHASDAGLPLVALSRFAEIESKQDISSDEFIDKRPVWARPDCDCDPMNELLYQVGDAISAHLNWLVSVTTEVDNPFGYARQTAKTQGAIKNTFFIPHDNESKYWWQGEDARIASLSAAVIYAAKILGRNGADSEAINKYATDQLDWILGKNPYGVCMMYGKGIKNPKIYDGTSNYDATLEGGIANGISGLKEDGSGIVWDDVAAIGKADEPWNNWRWIEQWLPHSTWYLMALTARYDEVTKPIIEPISSASIRTTVAEVGSIKLQGRTLNIDVIGNSVKTIQLIDLSGRKIMSQPINGKSASMDLSALKSGVYMVQVGEISKKIAVK; translated from the coding sequence TTGGCAACTTTTGGTTTAGCCAATGCCGGCACATTTTACTATAACCAGGTCGGTTACGACGCCACTCAACCCAAATCCGTAGTAGTCAAGGCTGCTGCAGGCCTTGACGGAGCAGACTTCACCGTAGAATTAGACGGATCTGCAGTCTACTCCGGCAAATTGAGCAAGGGAACAAATCCCGACAACTGGATCAGCGGAAGCGATGTATTTTACACCGCAGACTTTTCCGGAGTGACCACCCCCGGAACATACACCATCAAGCTTTCCGACGGTTCCTCTCTGGAGAAGATTGTCATCGCCAAGAACGCCTTGGCCACCAACACCTTGAAGTCTGTGATGGACTATTTCTACAAGGACCGCGCCGACAAGGACCCCATTATCGGTTGGGACAAGAAAGTTTCCGTTTACGGCAGCAGCGGAGTCACCCGCGACGTTCACGGTGGCTGGTACGACGCCAGCGGTGACGTGAGCAAGTACTTTAGCCACCTGTCTTACGCCAACTACCTGAACCCACAGCAGATTCCGCTGACAGTCTGGGCTTTGGCATTTACTGCCGAAAAAATGCCTAGCACCTTGACCGCAAACCCATCCACAGTTACCGCAATTGACGAAGCTATTTACGGCGCAGACTTTTTGATGCGTATGCAGGACGAGTCCGGATTCTTCTACATGACGGTATTCGATAACTGGGGACAGGGCAACCGCTATCTTTGTGCATTCAGCGGAAGCGACGGCGTAAAGAGTGCAGACTACAAGACCGCATTCCGTGAAGGCGGTGGCATGGCCATTGCAGCTCTCGCCCGCGCCTCGACTTTGAAGAAGAGCGGCGACTACACCAGCGAACAATATCTGGAAGCAGCAAAGAAAGGCTTTGAACATCTGCAAGGCAAACAGTCCATGGACGGAACTTGCGAGTATTGCGATGACGGTAAGGAAAACATCATCGACGATTACACAGCCTTGCTTGCCGCAACGGAATTGTACGCCGCCACAGAAGACAAGGCCTACCTGACTGAAGCCCGCAAGCGCGCACGACACCTAAGCAAACGTATGAGCGAAAAGGGCTATTTCTGGAGCGACGATGACGAAACTCGCCCCTTCTGGCATGCCAGTGACGCAGGTCTCCCGCTTGTTGCTTTAAGCCGTTTTGCGGAAATCGAAAGCAAGCAAGACATATCCTCGGACGAATTTATCGACAAAAGACCTGTTTGGGCTCGTCCCGACTGCGACTGCGACCCCATGAACGAGCTTCTTTACCAGGTTGGAGACGCAATAAGTGCACACTTGAACTGGCTCGTTTCTGTAACTACAGAAGTGGACAATCCCTTCGGCTACGCCCGCCAGACCGCAAAGACCCAAGGCGCCATCAAGAATACCTTCTTTATCCCTCACGACAACGAAAGTAAGTACTGGTGGCAGGGCGAAGACGCCCGCATTGCAAGCCTTTCCGCCGCTGTAATCTACGCAGCAAAGATTTTAGGCAGAAACGGAGCGGACAGCGAGGCTATCAACAAGTACGCCACCGACCAGCTGGACTGGATTCTGGGAAAGAACCCCTATGGCGTCTGCATGATGTACGGCAAGGGGATCAAGAATCCGAAAATTTATGACGGTACTTCAAACTACGACGCCACCTTGGAAGGCGGTATTGCCAACGGCATCAGCGGTCTCAAGGAAGACGGCAGCGGAATCGTTTGGGATGACGTGGCCGCCATCGGAAAAGCCGATGAACCCTGGAACAACTGGCGTTGGATCGAACAATGGCTCCCCCACTCCACCTGGTACCTGATGGCATTAACCGCACGTTACGATGAAGTAACCAAGCCCATTATTGAGCCCATTTCCAGTGCAAGCATCAGGACAACCGTCGCAGAAGTCGGCAGCATTAAACTGCAGGGCCGCACACTGAACATCGACGTTATTGGAAACTCTGTCAAGACGATTCAGCTCATCGACTTGAGCGGTCGCAAGATCATGAGCCAACCCATTAACGGCAAATCCGCCTCCATGGATTTGAGCGCTCTGAAGAGCGGCGTTTACATGGTGCAGGTTGGCGAAATCAGCAAGAAGATTGCGGTGAAGTAG
- a CDS encoding GRP family sugar transporter has protein sequence MGNSYIGALLAIVIFGSYMVPLKKWSSYSSWSFLSMMTTGALICSLVIAFVTGTFNLNPIGLLCGVLWVAGGAFSFWAVQAEADLAGAGVRAMGVSILSSFLTGVLLFGETSDFKFSIPAIICFLVGLSRLTPSTGGSVFKNWRSFLGGFVFGTYLIPFKLACTNGLDLVMVNGHQMTDVEFMCPASIGIFVGSQVLVGILTLKRKKSFGFPMVPSLICVGTGALWVFGMHGCFWAIAPIAAGGALGYAVGYPLTQLNLLVNLCWGVVVFGEYKTAKERIKLLLATFIILAGAVLLTLSKG, from the coding sequence TTGGGAAATAGCTATATCGGCGCCTTGCTCGCCATCGTCATTTTCGGCTCCTACATGGTGCCCCTGAAAAAGTGGTCCTCCTACTCTTCCTGGTCCTTCCTTTCCATGATGACCACGGGCGCTCTTATCTGCTCCTTGGTAATCGCCTTTGTGACGGGAACCTTTAACCTGAATCCCATCGGCTTGCTTTGCGGTGTCCTGTGGGTGGCCGGCGGTGCCTTCAGTTTCTGGGCGGTGCAGGCCGAGGCAGACCTTGCGGGCGCCGGCGTTCGTGCCATGGGCGTAAGCATTCTGTCGTCCTTCTTGACGGGGGTTTTGCTCTTTGGGGAAACCTCCGATTTCAAGTTTTCCATTCCTGCGATTATCTGCTTCCTGGTGGGCTTGTCCCGCTTGACGCCATCCACCGGTGGCTCTGTATTCAAGAACTGGCGCTCTTTCCTGGGCGGTTTCGTTTTCGGTACTTACCTCATTCCCTTTAAGTTGGCTTGTACCAATGGACTTGATCTGGTCATGGTCAACGGCCATCAGATGACCGACGTGGAATTTATGTGCCCGGCGTCCATCGGCATCTTCGTGGGTAGCCAGGTTCTTGTTGGCATCCTTACGCTGAAACGCAAGAAGTCCTTCGGCTTCCCCATGGTACCAAGCCTTATTTGTGTAGGCACTGGCGCCCTCTGGGTCTTTGGTATGCACGGCTGCTTCTGGGCTATCGCTCCCATTGCTGCCGGCGGTGCCTTGGGCTACGCTGTTGGCTATCCCCTTACCCAGCTGAATCTGCTGGTGAACCTATGCTGGGGTGTGGTTGTCTTTGGTGAGTACAAAACTGCCAAGGAACGCATCAAGTTGCTTCTAGCTACATTCATTATCCTTGCCGGTGCAGTTCTTCTGACTCTTTCCAAGGGCTAA
- a CDS encoding aldolase catalytic domain-containing protein — translation MYYESIKVLDCTIRDGGLVNKHDFSLEFVRRLYTLLSAAGVDYMEMGYKNSPELFDPKEYGPWKFCDDDLLWKVKDGIDSKMKMAVMADVGRVNMDAVKPASESPYQMFRVASYVKNIDKGIEMVNAFHDMGYETTLNIMAVSRDRGPELDEALHQVNEECKANVLYLVDSFGAFYQEDIDKEMQRYKGIVKNKQFGFHGHNNQQLAFSNTIQAIINHVDFLDGSVSGMGRGAGNCTTELLLGFLKNPKYDLRPVLDAYQELFLPLQAKYEWGYIIPQMITGMLNRHPQDAIAVRKTEDKDNYRKFFDHMMND, via the coding sequence ATGTACTACGAAAGCATTAAGGTTCTCGACTGCACCATCCGCGATGGCGGTCTCGTCAACAAGCACGACTTCTCCCTGGAATTCGTCCGTCGTCTTTACACCCTCCTCAGCGCCGCTGGCGTTGACTACATGGAAATGGGTTACAAGAACTCTCCGGAACTGTTCGACCCCAAGGAATACGGCCCGTGGAAGTTCTGCGATGACGATCTGCTCTGGAAGGTGAAGGACGGTATCGATTCCAAGATGAAGATGGCTGTGATGGCCGACGTGGGCCGCGTGAACATGGACGCCGTGAAGCCCGCTTCTGAAAGCCCCTACCAGATGTTCCGCGTTGCATCTTACGTGAAGAACATCGACAAGGGTATCGAAATGGTGAACGCCTTCCACGACATGGGCTACGAAACCACTTTGAACATCATGGCTGTGAGCCGTGACCGCGGTCCGGAACTGGACGAAGCTCTGCACCAGGTCAACGAAGAATGCAAGGCCAACGTGCTTTATCTCGTGGACTCCTTCGGCGCCTTCTACCAGGAAGACATTGATAAGGAAATGCAGCGCTACAAGGGCATCGTAAAGAACAAGCAGTTTGGTTTCCATGGCCACAACAACCAGCAGCTGGCTTTCTCCAACACCATTCAGGCTATCATCAACCATGTTGACTTCCTTGATGGTTCTGTTTCCGGCATGGGCCGTGGCGCTGGTAACTGCACTACCGAACTTCTCCTTGGCTTCCTGAAGAACCCCAAGTACGATCTGCGTCCGGTTCTCGATGCCTACCAGGAATTGTTCCTCCCGCTCCAGGCCAAGTACGAATGGGGCTACATCATCCCGCAGATGATCACCGGTATGCTGAACCGTCATCCCCAGGACGCTATCGCCGTCCGTAAGACCGAAGACAAGGACAACTACCGCAAGTTCTTCGATCATATGATGAACGATTAA